CTGGTCTTTGCGTGAACCATGATCCATATGTATGCACACAGGAATATGTGTCTTATGTGCCTCCTCAATGACTGACTTTAAAAAAGATTCACCGGCAAATTCCAGTTCATCCGGATGTATCTCAATGATCATCGGCGCGTCAGCCTCCTCTCCTGCTTCAATGAGCCCGCGCAGTATCATGCTCGTAGGCGTATTGAAAGCCGGTATCGCAAAACAGTTTTCATTCGCGGCCGATAATATTTTTTCCATATTCATTAACATGTCTTTTTCCTCCTATCTAAGATTCATCGTTCTACTCAATGTAACAATAATTACACATATTTTATATATAATGTAATTATATTTTCATAAATATATTTTGTCAAGGATTTTAATATCTAATTTTCCAGCACTTTACAGCTGTTTTATAAAGCATTTCCTATGTTTTTCCATTATTTATAATTATTTTTCTTTTGTTATAATGTATTATATTTGAAAATTTATTTTTATATTTTATATTTTTATTGAAATTTTTGTTTATCAATACTATAATATAGTAAACTGTTAACCGTTTATGCCAAGGGAGGAATTTCCATGACGACAGGCACTATTTTCGACATCAAAGAGTTCGCGCTTTACGATGGGCCGGGAATCAGGACTACCGTATTTTTCAAAGGCTGCCCCCTGCGCTGTACATGGTGTCACAACCCTGAAGGTCTCTCTTTCGCCCCTCAGCTGATGACAGCAGTAAACAATTGCGTACACTGCGGAAAATGCACCGCGGCCTGCCCGCGCAGCGGCATGGACTGCAACGCCTGCGGATCATGCGTCCCGGTCTGCCCGCTTCATCTGCGGAAAATATGCGGAGACAAATACTCTTCCAGGGAACTGGCCGCCCTCCTGATGAGGGACGCAGATTTCCTCCGCAAAAACGGAGGCGGAATCACTTTCTCAGGTGGAGAACCTACATTTCAGTCCGCTTTTCTGCTGGAACTTTCCAGCCTGATGCCCACCGTTCACAAATGTATAGAAACATGCGGATACTGCAGCGCCCAGATCTTCACATCCGTCCTCGACGAAATGGATCATATCATCTTCGACCTGAAGCTGGCAGACCCCGGCATGCACCGCAGATACACAGGCACGGACAACAGACCGATACTGGATAATTTAGAACGGTTAAAGAAAAGCGGACGTCCGTTTACCGTCAGAATCCCCGTTATCCCCGGCGTCAATGATGACGACGCCAGTCTGGACGCCGCCGCGCGTCTCCTCAAAAACGCACCGGCGCTTGACCAGGTGGAGCTGCTCCCCTACCACCTCACGGCAGGCGCAAAATATCCAATGGTAGGTCTTGCTTATACGCCCGGATTTTCCGTCAGCAGTAACCCCCGCCTGAACACAGATATTTTCAGGCAATATGGAATCCCATGTACACATTTATAGGAGGCTGTTCATATGAAAAGCAATTATATCCAAAAACTATATGATTATTTTATCGTAGGCAAATCCCACAGAGTGTACCGCCAGCCGGCCGAGGACCCGTACAGGCAGGCCGGGAAGTGGTCGCGGCAGGGCATAAGCGACACAGCGCGGGCGTCTCTCCGCCTCAGATATGTGCTGGAACACGAAAAACCCGTCGTACTGCCCAGCGAAAGGATCGCTCTTTTAAGAACTTTTCCGACGGTCCCCGAGCTTCACACAGAACAGGAAGACAAACGGCTGAGAGCCCAGTTTGCTTTTCACGAAAACGGCCGGGTCTTCAACATGTGTCCCGACTATCAACTGTTCATGGAAGCCGGGTCCGGCGCCGTCAAAGAAAAAATAAAGCTTCAGATGTCCAAAAACATCACAAAAGAGCAGCGTTCACTTCTGGACGCGATGCTGGACTCCCTGCTGTGCATGGAGGAACTGGCAGACAGATACCGCGCGGAAGCCGCGTCTGCCGGCAATGCTGTCGTAGCAGAAACTTTTGCCAGCATCCCCCGCAATCCGCCCCGTTCCTTTCTTGAATCACTGCAGTTTCTGCGGCTGCTTCACTATACACTCTGGTGTAATGGCAATTACCACAATACACTGGGGCGCATCGACCAGTATCTGTATAAATATTACCGGCTCGATCTGGATTCCGGCAGACTGACTAAAGACGATGCCCTGGAATTACTGGAGGAGTTCTTCATCTCCTGCAACAAGGACAGCGATCTGTATATCGGCATACAGCAGGGTGACAACGGCCAGACCGTCGTACTGGGCGGATCCGGGCCGGACGGAACAGACGACTACAACGAACTTTCAGAACTGTGCCTGATCGCAAGCCGGGAGCTCTGCCTGATAGATCCGAAGATCAATCTCAGAGTTCACAGGAATACCCCGCTCGAAACATACGAACTGGCGACAACACTCACCCAAAAAGGACTTGGGTTCCCCCAGTATACGAACGACGAGGTCATCATCCCCGCCCTTCTCAAGTGGGGCTATGACAAGACCGATGCTTACCGGTATACAATAGCTGCATGCTGGGAAATACTTATTCCAGGTTACATGGACCTCGTCAACTGGGACAGTCTCTGCTTCCCGCAGGCGGTGAGCGAAGC
This is a stretch of genomic DNA from [Clostridium] hylemonae DSM 15053. It encodes these proteins:
- a CDS encoding pyruvate formate lyase family protein yields the protein MKSNYIQKLYDYFIVGKSHRVYRQPAEDPYRQAGKWSRQGISDTARASLRLRYVLEHEKPVVLPSERIALLRTFPTVPELHTEQEDKRLRAQFAFHENGRVFNMCPDYQLFMEAGSGAVKEKIKLQMSKNITKEQRSLLDAMLDSLLCMEELADRYRAEAASAGNAVVAETFASIPRNPPRSFLESLQFLRLLHYTLWCNGNYHNTLGRIDQYLYKYYRLDLDSGRLTKDDALELLEEFFISCNKDSDLYIGIQQGDNGQTVVLGGSGPDGTDDYNELSELCLIASRELCLIDPKINLRVHRNTPLETYELATTLTQKGLGFPQYTNDEVIIPALLKWGYDKTDAYRYTIAACWEILIPGYMDLVNWDSLCFPQAVSEAAEHLESCGDYDDFARLVQENIVRQADALMKSTENVYKEPSPFLSLLCPDCLNEIRDISAPGKYNNYGFHGDGLSCAADSMAAVRRYVFDEKLFTASQLTEMLHKDFSGYEAEQNILRYEAPKMGNNDDYADSIAVQLIDSFAAALDSHRNDRGGRFRPGTASAMYYIWHSRKTPATADGRNAGEPFSCNYSPSLYARCKGPVSIIKSFAKPHLEKAANGGPLTLELHDSSFRNRDALRKCAMFVKSYMELGGHQLQLNAVNRERLIDAQRHPESYKNLIVRVWGWSGYFVELDEVYQNHIIKRAEMTF
- a CDS encoding glycyl-radical enzyme activating protein; amino-acid sequence: MTTGTIFDIKEFALYDGPGIRTTVFFKGCPLRCTWCHNPEGLSFAPQLMTAVNNCVHCGKCTAACPRSGMDCNACGSCVPVCPLHLRKICGDKYSSRELAALLMRDADFLRKNGGGITFSGGEPTFQSAFLLELSSLMPTVHKCIETCGYCSAQIFTSVLDEMDHIIFDLKLADPGMHRRYTGTDNRPILDNLERLKKSGRPFTVRIPVIPGVNDDDASLDAAARLLKNAPALDQVELLPYHLTAGAKYPMVGLAYTPGFSVSSNPRLNTDIFRQYGIPCTHL